Below is a genomic region from Phycobacter azelaicus.
TTGGACATCGACGAGTTCGTCAATATCCACGCCGGGCGCGGCACGCTGAACGATCTTCTGGAGGCCCTGCCGGATGCGGATGCCATCACCCTCACCTGGCGGCTGTTCGGCAATGCCGACACCCCACGCTATGAAGACCGCCCGGTGACAGAACAGTTCACCCGCTGTGCGCCCCAGGTGATCCACTGGCCCTGGCGCGCGGCCATGTTCAAGACGCTGTATCGCAACAACGGCACCTACCGCAAAACCGGCGTCCACCGCCCGCGCGGGGTACGCGATGAGGCGGCGCTGAACGCCTATCGCTGGTTCGACTGCGAAGGGCGCGAGCTGGGGCAGGCCTTCAAGACAAAGCGGCTGTTCTCCGACTATGGTCAGCCCAATCACCGGCTGGCCCAAATGAATCACTATCCGCTGGGCGCCATGGAAAGTTATGTGCTGAAGGCCGAACGAGGACGGGCGGTACACACCGATCACATGCTAGGCATGGATTACTGGGTCGAGCGGAATTTCAACACCGATGAGGACACCTCCATATCCCGCTACGCTGCGGCCCGCGATGCAATTCGGGCCATGTTTCTGGAAGACGGAAAACTTGCGCGCCTGCATGAGGAAGCCGTTTCCTGGAGACATCAACGATTTCGGGAGTTGATGCTGGAAGAGCCCTATCGCGCCCTGTTTTCGCGCCTTCTGATGACGCCGCCCTCGCGCCCGATCAACGCGGTGACCGCACGCACCCTCACCGGGTTTGCCCTTTTGGGCCGCCGGGAAGAGGTTCGGCGTCTCGAAGAGAACGCGCCCAAGGCGGCGGAAAACTAGGTGCTCCCGGTCATCAGAAGCGCAGTGCCATGCCGCAAACTGGCATGAGTTTTTCTCAATTTTGCCCCATTTCCGGGCTATCCCGATCCCAAAGCATCCGCCGAAAAAGCTGCGGAGACAAAAGGGCATAGGCATGCAGGACAGCGCATACACGCTTGAGACGGACCTTTCCGGGCTGAAACCAGCCGAATGGAAAACCCGTCTTGCTGCGCTTAGCGAAGAACTTGGTCTGTTCCAGCCCCTTGGCATGCGTCACTGCGCCTCCTTCATCGACGAAGGCAACACGCTTCTGGTCACCTTCGAGACAATTCAGGGCATTCAGAACCTGTCAGACCTGGCCCAACCCTTGGGATTTGATCTGGTGCGCAATCTCGGCTGGTCACATCTGTGCCTGATCTCCGACGGGGATACCTGGTTCCGCGATGACCAGGTCTACGCCTTTTTCGACCAGTTGGTCGACGACGGTTTTTTCGAGGAATTCGACAAGGTCGTCTTCTACGGGGCTGGCCCCTGCGGCTATGCCGCCTGCGCCTATTCCGTGGCCGCGCCCGGCGCCACCGTGGTTGCCATCCAGCCTCAAGCAACGCTTGATCCCCGCATGACCGAGTGGGACGAGCGGTTTGTGGAAATGCGCCGCACCTCGTTCACCGATCGCTACGGCTATGCCCCGGATATGCTGGATGCGGCCGATCACGCCTTTATCCTTTACGATCCCTATGAACGCCTCGACGCCATGCACGCGGCGCTTTTTGCACGCTCCAACGTCACCCGGCGTCGGCTCCCCAATTTCGGCGATGCAGTGCAGACCCGGTTGATCGAGATGGAGATCCTTTATCAGGTGATCTCCATGGTCGGCTCGGACAAACTGAGCAACGAGGCCTTAACGCGCCTCCTGCGCGCGCGGCGCAACAACCCCGCCTACCTGCGCAATGTGATGGCGCTTCTGGACAAGACCGACCGGCCCTACCTGATGACGCTTCTGTGCCGCAATGTCGCGGCGCGGCTGCGCGCGCCCCGGTTCCGCCAGCGGCTGCAGAACCTGCGCCAGCGGGCGGCTGATGGAGATTTCACCCTGCCGCCCGAAGCCTAGCGGCAAAGGCGTCGGTGCCGCTTCCCCTTTGCACGCCCCTGTGCTAACGCAGCGCCATGACCAACACGCTCACCCTCACCCGCCCCGATGACTGGCATCTGCATCTGCGCGATGGCGCCATGCTGCAGGCTGTTCTGCCCGAAACCGCCCGCCATTTCGCCCGCGCGATCATCATGCCCAATCTGGTGCCGCCGGTGGTCACAGGCGCGCAGGCCGCGTCCTACCGTGATCGCATCATGGCGGCCCTACCCGGCGAGATGAGCTTTGAGCCTCTGATGACACTCTACCTGACCGAGGATACCGATCCGGATGATGTGGCCGCCGCCCATGCCTCAGGCCTTGTGAAGGCGGTCAAGCTTTACCCGGCAGGCGCCACCACCAATTCGGCCTCTGGCGTGCGCGATTTCGACAAGGTGCGCCCGGTGCTGGAGAAGATGGCCGAGATTGGCCTGCCGCTCTGCGTGCATGGTGAGGTCACCGACACTGACATCGACATTTTCGACCGCGAAGCGGTGTTCATCGAGCGTGTTCTGGACCCGGTGCGCCGCGCCACCCCCGGCCTGCGCGTCGTGATGGAGCATATCACCACCCGCGACGGCGTGGACTATGTGAAATCCAATGCGGCAGACCTCGGCGCGACCATCACCACCCATCACCTGATCATCAACCGCAACCACATCCTGGTGGGCGGGATCAAACCGCATTACTACTGCCTGCCCGTGGCCAAGCGCGAAGAGCACCGCCTTGCGCTGCGCGCCGCTGCCACCTCGGGCGATGCGCGCTTCTTCCTTGGCACGGATTCGGCGCCCCATACCGACCCCAACAAGGAAAGCGCCTGCGGCTGCGCCGGCTGTTTCACCGCCACCAACACCATGGCCCTTTTGGCACATGTGTTCGAGGAAGAGGACGCGCTGGACCGCCTGGAAGGGTTCGCCTCGAAACACGGCCCCGCCTTCTACCGCCTGCCGGAAAACGCCGAGACGATCACGCTTGTGAAACAGGACGCCCCGGTTGCCTTCCCTGAGAAAATCGAAAGCGGCGAAGGCCCCGTAACCGTCTTTGATCCCGGCTTCCCGGTCTACTGGACCGTCGCCTGATACATCTCCCGGTGCGCCCCAGCGCCGGGATCCGTCCCTGATAGAGGTCTGCCCATGATCCCCTCCTCCTACCCGTCTGCCGAAGAAATCGCCCGCCTGTCCGCCCGGATGCTGCTCGAAATCGGCGCGGTGAACTTCAACACCGAAACGCCCTATACGCTGGCCTCCGGTCTGCCGTCGCCCAGCTATATCGACTGCCGCAAGCTGATCTCCTTTCCGCGTATCCGCTCCACGCTGATGGATTTCATGACCGTTACGGTGATGCGCAATGCGGGCTTTGAGGCCTTTGACAATATCGCAGGCGGCGAGACGGCCGGCATTCCCTTTGCCGCGCTGGTGGCCGAACGCATGGCGCTACCGATGACCTATGTGCGCAAGAAACCCAAAGGATATGGCCGTAACGCCCGTATCGAGGGCGCGATGAGCGAGGGGGAGCGCGTGCTGCTGGTCGAGGATCTGACCACCGATGGCGGCTCGAAACTCTCTTTCGTGGATGCGATCCGCGAGACCGGCGCGACCTGCGGGCATACGGCGGTGATCTTCTACTACGACATCTTCCCCGAGACGACCAAAACGCTGGGCGATCACGGGGTGGAACTGCATTATCTTTGCACCTGGTGGGACGTGCTGGCCGAGGCCCGCGCGCAAGGTGCCTTCAGTGCCGAAACGCTGGACGAGGTGGAGACGTTCCTCAAGGATCCCCGCGCCTGGCAGGATGCGCATAAATCCGCCTAA
It encodes:
- the pyrC gene encoding dihydroorotase; this translates as MTNTLTLTRPDDWHLHLRDGAMLQAVLPETARHFARAIIMPNLVPPVVTGAQAASYRDRIMAALPGEMSFEPLMTLYLTEDTDPDDVAAAHASGLVKAVKLYPAGATTNSASGVRDFDKVRPVLEKMAEIGLPLCVHGEVTDTDIDIFDREAVFIERVLDPVRRATPGLRVVMEHITTRDGVDYVKSNAADLGATITTHHLIINRNHILVGGIKPHYYCLPVAKREEHRLALRAAATSGDARFFLGTDSAPHTDPNKESACGCAGCFTATNTMALLAHVFEEEDALDRLEGFASKHGPAFYRLPENAETITLVKQDAPVAFPEKIESGEGPVTVFDPGFPVYWTVA
- a CDS encoding phosphoadenosine phosphosulfate reductase, which translates into the protein MQDSAYTLETDLSGLKPAEWKTRLAALSEELGLFQPLGMRHCASFIDEGNTLLVTFETIQGIQNLSDLAQPLGFDLVRNLGWSHLCLISDGDTWFRDDQVYAFFDQLVDDGFFEEFDKVVFYGAGPCGYAACAYSVAAPGATVVAIQPQATLDPRMTEWDERFVEMRRTSFTDRYGYAPDMLDAADHAFILYDPYERLDAMHAALFARSNVTRRRLPNFGDAVQTRLIEMEILYQVISMVGSDKLSNEALTRLLRARRNNPAYLRNVMALLDKTDRPYLMTLLCRNVAARLRAPRFRQRLQNLRQRAADGDFTLPPEA
- a CDS encoding glycosyltransferase family 2 protein; protein product: MRFLAILSVRNEAAFLLEWLAHHRAVGFTDFLVFSNDCQDGTDRMLDRLDALGHLTHLRNEGPYGKGGIQFTAMKLADKHRLVKKADWILALDIDEFVNIHAGRGTLNDLLEALPDADAITLTWRLFGNADTPRYEDRPVTEQFTRCAPQVIHWPWRAAMFKTLYRNNGTYRKTGVHRPRGVRDEAALNAYRWFDCEGRELGQAFKTKRLFSDYGQPNHRLAQMNHYPLGAMESYVLKAERGRAVHTDHMLGMDYWVERNFNTDEDTSISRYAAARDAIRAMFLEDGKLARLHEEAVSWRHQRFRELMLEEPYRALFSRLLMTPPSRPINAVTARTLTGFALLGRREEVRRLEENAPKAAEN
- a CDS encoding orotate phosphoribosyltransferase, with the translated sequence MIPSSYPSAEEIARLSARMLLEIGAVNFNTETPYTLASGLPSPSYIDCRKLISFPRIRSTLMDFMTVTVMRNAGFEAFDNIAGGETAGIPFAALVAERMALPMTYVRKKPKGYGRNARIEGAMSEGERVLLVEDLTTDGGSKLSFVDAIRETGATCGHTAVIFYYDIFPETTKTLGDHGVELHYLCTWWDVLAEARAQGAFSAETLDEVETFLKDPRAWQDAHKSA